A window of Roseateles sp. XES5 genomic DNA:
ACGGCCGAGCGGCTTCCACAGGCCCGCGACGACGATCAGCGCCGCACAGACGAGAAACCCGCCGACGGCCGTCGCAAAGCCGCCTTCGACCGCGCCGGAGCTTGCCAGCAGCGCGGCGCCCGGCGTCGACCAGGCGATGGAGATGGGAAGGCGCGTCGCGATGCTGAGCACGATGGCGCAAAGGCCCATGGAGACCGAAAGGGCCATCAGGCCGGAGGCGGCCTGCGCTTCCGTCGCGCCGACGCCGGTCAGGCCGTGCAGCACGACCGCGAAGGAACTGGCAAAGCCGACGAAGGCGGTGAGCAGGCCCATGAACAGGGCTTGAGCGGAAAAATCACGAAGCATGGCGGGATCGATACTGAAAAGGGATAAGCACTGGTAACAGGCGGCACGCGGCTTGGAAACAGGCTTGTCGCGCCAACGAAAAACCCCGCCGTTTGTGCGGCGGGGTCCGATGGTGAGGCTATCGGCCGGTCAGTAATTGGCCGGGCATTCGCCGGGTCGCACGACGCGGTAGCCGGCGACCCCCGCCGAGCAAGAATTGCCGAAGGTCTTCAGGTCGCGGCCGCGCTGGCCGCAGACCGGGTTGTATTCCATCGTGCAGACGCGCTGACCGTCATTGCCCTGGTCGCGGTCGCGCCAGTCCGGCCGCTCGCGATCCCGGTTACGGTCGCGCCAATCCGGGCGGTCGCGATCCTGGTCGTCGCCCCAGCCGCTGTCGGGACGGCGGACCTGGCACTCGCCGCGACCGATGATGTCGTAGCCGCTGTTGCGGGCTTCGCAGGCATTGGCGAAGGTCTGGCGGTCACGGCCGTTCGCGCCGCAGACCGGTGCATATTCGCGTGTGCAGGCGCGGCCTTCGTCCGGCCGCGGATCCGGCCGGCCGCCCCGGCGGCATTCGCCGCGGCCGACGACGCGGTAGCCGCTCGAGCGTGCTTCGCAGGTATTGGCGAAGGTCTGGAGATCATTGCCGCGCGCGCCGCACACCGGCATGTATTCCATGGTGCAAGCCTGCGGTCCTGGGCGATATCCGCCGCCGCCTTCATCGACTTCCACCGAGCAGGCCGCAAGCGTGCCTGCGGCAAGAAGGATGGCTATGCGTCCCGCCAGCCGGCGAATGAAAGGCGACGTCGATATCATGGATCCCTCCTGGTGAATCTTCCCGGACCGTAACGTAAAATTGATGCGCCCGATATTGGGGCGCGCGCAAAAAGCGGGGGATGGTAAAAAACGAAAAACCTGCGCAACCGGGGCCGGCGCGCAGGTTTTAAAAGGCCGTCGTTGTCGATCAGTCGAAGAGGCTGGAAACGGACTCTTCCGCGCTGGTGCGGTTGATCGCCTCGCCGAGCAGGTTGGCGGTCGAGATGACGCGGATGTTGTGTGCCGACTGCACCGCCGTGGTCGGCTGGATCGAGTCGGTGATCACAAGCTCCTTGAGCTTGGAGGAGGTGACACGGGCAACCGCGCCGCCGGAGAGCACGCCGTGCGTGATATAGGCGGTAACGCTGGTCGCGCCGTTCTTCAACAGCGCTTCGGCGGCGTTGCAGAGCGTGCCGCCCGAATCGACGATGTCGTCGATGAGCAGGCAGTCCTTGCCGGAGACGTCGCCGATGACATTCATGACTTCGGATTCGCCCGGACGGTCGCGGCGCTTGTCGATGATGGCCAGGTCGCAGCCCAGCTGCTTGGCCAGGGCGCGGGCACGCACCACACCGCCCACGTCGGGGCTCACCACCACCAGATTGCTGTAGTTGCGGGCCTTCAGGTCCGACAGCAGCACGGGCGAGGCGTAGATATTGTCGACGGGGATGTCGAAGAAGCCCTGGATCTGGTCGGCGTGCAGATCCATGGTCAGCACGCGCTCGACGCCCACGGTCTCCAGCAGATTGGCCACCACCTTGGCCGAGATCGGCACGCGGGTGCTGCGGGGACGGCGGTCCTGGCGGGCGTAGCCGAAGTAGGGGATCACGGCGGTGATGCGGCGCGCGCTGGCGCGCTTCAGGGCATCGACCATGATCAGGAGTTCCATCAGGTTCTCGTTGGTCGGGAACGACGTCGACTGCACGACAAAAACGTCCTCGCCGCGCACGTTTTCCTGGATTTCAACGAAGATTTCCTGGTCTGCGAAGCGTCTGACCGTGGCCCGGCCGAGCGGAACATTCAGATAATTGCAGATCGCTTCGGCGAGGAGCCGGTTCGAGTTGCCCGCGAAAACCTTCATCTATGGTCCGCCTGTTATTATGCTGATGGAGGGGGCTTTAAGCGGCTAAATCCGCGAATGCAAGGGCCTTGCCCCGGCGGAAAAGCGATTCTTCGCATTTCGCTGTGATTTACGCTTTCACAGTGCTTAACCGCGCGAAGCGTCGCGCCAGTCGAGATACTGGCGGATGGTCTTCTGGGCGATGGCTTCCATCGTGCGCGCCGGCACGACCGTCCACGGGTCCGATGCCGTGCCGGAGACGGTTTCCTGGCCCTGGATGCGGTGCAGCCGCGCGCCGCTGCCGTCGAGCACGTCCCAGACATAGACGACGGTGGTCTTGCCATTGTCGTTCATCGCCGAGAAGTAGCCCTTCAGGATGTATTTCGTGGAATTGTCCGAGGCGCTGCGGATCGTCAGGCCGCTGGAGCGGGCCTCCGCGCCGAGCCGCTTGGAGAGCGGCGTGACGGCCTCGACCGGCGCGCCGATGATCGGCAGGAACCGGACCGTGTCGTCGGCCTCGGCGCTGGCGCGCGGTAGCGCGGCGACTTCTTCGGCGCCTTCCGAGGTTTCCGCGGCGAGCGAACGCTGCGCCGTCGTGCGGGCAAGCTCGACGTCCGACTGGTTCGTGCGGCGATTGCGGGCGAGAGCATCGGCCTGGCCCTGCAGCGTGCCGGCCGTATCCTCGCCGGTCGAGACGCCCGACGCGGTGAAGGCGGTCTGCTGCGTGGCGGTCGCGACGGGCATGGTGGTGACGGGGGCGGTCTCGGCGCTCATCTGGTCGAGATCGTTCTGGGTGACGGGCGGCGAATTGAAGCCGTTGCCGACATCGGCGCGGGGTGTGAGCGCGTCGGTGCTGCTGCAACCGGCAAGCGTGGCAATGAGGCCGATCAGTGCCAGCCGCTTCATCCGCTCGTGCATGGTCTCGTCGT
This region includes:
- a CDS encoding ribose-phosphate pyrophosphokinase, producing MKVFAGNSNRLLAEAICNYLNVPLGRATVRRFADQEIFVEIQENVRGEDVFVVQSTSFPTNENLMELLIMVDALKRASARRITAVIPYFGYARQDRRPRSTRVPISAKVVANLLETVGVERVLTMDLHADQIQGFFDIPVDNIYASPVLLSDLKARNYSNLVVVSPDVGGVVRARALAKQLGCDLAIIDKRRDRPGESEVMNVIGDVSGKDCLLIDDIVDSGGTLCNAAEALLKNGATSVTAYITHGVLSGGAVARVTSSKLKELVITDSIQPTTAVQSAHNIRVISTANLLGEAINRTSAEESVSSLFD
- a CDS encoding Kazal-type serine protease inhibitor; the protein is MISTSPFIRRLAGRIAILLAAGTLAACSVEVDEGGGGYRPGPQACTMEYMPVCGARGNDLQTFANTCEARSSGYRVVGRGECRRGGRPDPRPDEGRACTREYAPVCGANGRDRQTFANACEARNSGYDIIGRGECQVRRPDSGWGDDQDRDRPDWRDRNRDRERPDWRDRDQGNDGQRVCTMEYNPVCGQRGRDLKTFGNSCSAGVAGYRVVRPGECPANY